The Duganella sp. BuS-21 sequence GGCGTCCACCGCCGCAAGGATTTTCAAGCACTTGATTAATAATTAAGTTGCGGTACTAAAACACAGTATGATTGATTGTCATTCAACTATTCATTGGAGGAACGCGTGCAAGGAGATCTGCTTTCATCGGTGCTGCTGCCACTGTCGCTGGCGCTGATCATGTTCTCGCTGGGGCTGGGCCTGACGCCGGCCGACTTTGCGCGCATCGTGCGCCAGCCGCGCGCCCTGCTGGTGGGCGTGCTGTGCCACTTCGTCCTGCTGCCGCTGGTGTGCTTCGCGATGATCAAAGTGAGCGGCATGGCCGGTGTGTTCGCGGTCGGCTTCATGATTCTGGCGGCCAGTCCCACCGGCACCACCTCCAATCTGCTGACCTATCTGGCGCGCGGCGACGTGGCGCTGGCGTTGAGCTTTACCGCCGTGGCCAGCGTGCTCACCATTTTCACCCTGCCGTTGATCGTGTCGTTCGCGCTCGACCATTTCGCCGGCGCCAGCCAGACCGTGCGTGCGCCGGTGGGCATGATGATGGGGCAGATCTTCGTGATGCTGGGCCTGCCAGTGGCGCTGGGCATGATCGTGCGCCGGTTCTGGACCGCGCACGCCTTGCGCATCGAGCCGGTGGCGACCAGGATCGCCACGGTGCTGTTTGTGGTGATCGTGCTGGGCGCGGTGTTAAAGAATTGGGCGGCGCTGCGCGATAATTTCGCCACGCTGGCGCCGTTCGCCATTGCGCTGAACCTGCTGATGCTGGCGGTCGGCTTTGGCATGGCCCGGCTCGCGCGCCTGTCGCGCCAGCAGTCGGTCACGCTCGGCATCGAGACCTCGGTGCAGAACGCCACGCTGGCCATGGTCATCGCCAGCACCGTGCTGCAGCAGGACCAGATGGCCGTGCCGGGCGCCCTGTACGGCGTGCTGATGTATGCCGGCGGCTTGCTGTTCGCCTGGCTGATGCGGCGGCAGGCAGCGCTGCAAGCTGAGCTGCGCTAGTATTCGTCCTTTCAGCTTCAACGATTGGATTCACCATGGTCATAGTTACTCACAGCGGCAAGTTCCACGCGGACGATGCGTGGGCTTGTGCGGTGCTGTTTATCTTGTTCCCGGATGCCGAACTGGTTCGGACGCGCGACCCTGCGGTGATCGAGGCGGCCGACTTCGCGATCGACGTTGGCGGCGTTTATGATCCGGCTGCGGGCCGTTTCGATCATCATCAGAAGGGTTTCGATGTCGTGCGGCAGACCGGCGTTCCTTACGCCAGCGCGGGCTTGGTATGGCGGGAGTACGGTGCGCGCTGCGTCGGTGCGCTGGCGGCATCCCTTGCCGGGCATCAGCTCTCGGAAGACAAGGCGCGGGACATTGCCTACGCCATCGACGCCGACATCGTGCAATACCTGGATTTGTCCGATGTCGGCGCGGCGAAAAGCGCGCCCGGCGGCTATGGGCTGTCGGCCGTGGTCTCGGGCTTCAATACCAACTGGCTCGATGAGCAGAGGCTGGGCTATGGCGAGGCGGCCGACACCTACCGCCTCGACCAGTTCCGCATGGCGATGGCGATGCTGACCAATGTTCTGGTCAACGCGGTAAGGTACCGGCTGGGCGCGATGCTGGCGGTCGAGCAAGTCCGTCAGTCGGAAGCGCTGGCGGACGGCAAGCTGCTGTTCTTGGAGAACGGCGCGCTGCCGTGGGGCCAGGTGGTCCGCAAGGAAATGCCCAAGGTGCTGTTCGTCATCAGCCACAACCTCGCCGAGCAGCGCTACATGCTGCACACCGTGCCCACCAGCACGGAGAATTTCATCGCACGG is a genomic window containing:
- a CDS encoding bile acid:sodium symporter family protein, with amino-acid sequence MQGDLLSSVLLPLSLALIMFSLGLGLTPADFARIVRQPRALLVGVLCHFVLLPLVCFAMIKVSGMAGVFAVGFMILAASPTGTTSNLLTYLARGDVALALSFTAVASVLTIFTLPLIVSFALDHFAGASQTVRAPVGMMMGQIFVMLGLPVALGMIVRRFWTAHALRIEPVATRIATVLFVVIVLGAVLKNWAALRDNFATLAPFAIALNLLMLAVGFGMARLARLSRQQSVTLGIETSVQNATLAMVIASTVLQQDQMAVPGALYGVLMYAGGLLFAWLMRRQAALQAELR
- a CDS encoding MYG1 family protein, which encodes MVIVTHSGKFHADDAWACAVLFILFPDAELVRTRDPAVIEAADFAIDVGGVYDPAAGRFDHHQKGFDVVRQTGVPYASAGLVWREYGARCVGALAASLAGHQLSEDKARDIAYAIDADIVQYLDLSDVGAAKSAPGGYGLSAVVSGFNTNWLDEQRLGYGEAADTYRLDQFRMAMAMLTNVLVNAVRYRLGAMLAVEQVRQSEALADGKLLFLENGALPWGQVVRKEMPKVLFVISHNLAEQRYMLHTVPTSTENFIARADLPEAWAGLRDAELAAVTGVADAGFCHNGRFIASAKSYDGIRAMADLALKEVGALRI